In Leptolyngbya sp. CCY15150, one DNA window encodes the following:
- a CDS encoding ATP-binding cassette domain-containing protein, with protein sequence MSMISVHHLSKTYPVAVKQPGLRGTLQHLFKRTYHQVNAVQDVSFTIEPGEVVGFLGPNGAGKTTTLKMLTGLIHPSTGDIRVAGHVPYQRDRSFLQSITLVMGQKQQLIWDLPAMDSLRINAAVYGIEEREFRHRVGELVEMLSLEGKLTQPVRKLSLGERMKAEVLAALVHRPQVLFLDEPTLGLDVNAQVSVRNFLREYNQRYGATILLTSHYMADITALCQRVMLIHAGRLIYDGGLENLLEKFAPYREVTVELGEQSASLAPQSLSDRLQSYGELEAVEGCVARFLVHRDQLPAVIARLLADLDVIDLTVTDPPVEDVIGRVFQQGHVAS encoded by the coding sequence ATGTCAATGATTTCAGTCCACCATCTCAGCAAGACCTATCCGGTTGCCGTTAAGCAGCCGGGATTGCGGGGAACGCTACAGCATTTGTTCAAGCGCACCTACCACCAGGTCAATGCTGTACAAGATGTTTCTTTCACCATTGAGCCGGGGGAAGTGGTGGGATTTCTAGGCCCCAATGGAGCTGGGAAAACGACGACCCTGAAGATGCTCACGGGCTTGATTCATCCATCGACCGGGGATATACGGGTGGCTGGCCATGTCCCTTATCAACGCGATCGCTCCTTTTTGCAAAGCATTACTCTGGTGATGGGGCAGAAGCAGCAGCTCATTTGGGATCTGCCTGCTATGGATTCTCTGCGGATTAATGCCGCTGTGTATGGCATTGAGGAACGAGAGTTTCGCCATCGAGTTGGTGAGCTGGTGGAGATGCTGTCCCTGGAGGGCAAGCTGACTCAACCGGTGCGCAAGCTGTCTTTGGGGGAACGGATGAAGGCAGAAGTGCTGGCAGCTTTGGTGCATCGTCCTCAGGTGTTGTTTCTAGACGAACCGACGTTAGGGCTAGATGTGAATGCTCAGGTGAGCGTCCGTAACTTTTTGCGGGAGTATAATCAGCGCTATGGTGCCACGATTTTGCTGACCAGTCATTACATGGCTGATATTACGGCCCTCTGTCAGCGGGTGATGCTGATCCATGCCGGGCGCTTGATTTACGATGGCGGCTTAGAGAACTTATTGGAGAAGTTCGCACCTTATCGAGAGGTGACGGTGGAACTGGGTGAGCAGTCTGCCTCGCTTGCGCCGCAGTCCTTAAGCGATCGCCTCCAGTCCTACGGAGAGCTAGAAGCAGTTGAAGGCTGTGTTGCCAGGTTTCTAGTGCATCGCGACCAGCTCCCTGCCGTGATTGCTCGTTTGCTAGCCGATCTGGATGTGATTGATCTCACGGTCACCGATCCACCGGTTGAAGATGTGATTGGCCGAGTTTTTCAGCAAGGACATGTAGCGTCATGA
- the infB gene encoding translation initiation factor IF-2 produces MNNGKVRIYELSKELNLENRDILAYCEELNIAVKSHSSTITEAEATQIRSAAERRPVTHSSSSRPAPSPTAGGSAPPSAAKPLGARKPVKKQQILEIRRHHSTSSDAPKPPEQRPKPAMPEDEPAAASAPLRPPARPSVASPSDSEPGDREVHGIDQNGTAQPVPTELPKPIAPKPVAPKALREDISEPTTAPERPKPAMPLVEKPVVDPEPPVDESPSEPLELEEEENAPELIKPPSRPVAKTPSQPQSTASRPILKKNRTEPSDGQSAEIIRSREELTGRPKSPSTDDSRDVAADMEVRQKPMLKPKPTIELRKPTRAPKVGRDADSTDGDDTRDETDITAKPDLELQRPAPPRPPKRSKSRRDHEEDEEETPRAKSVKSKRRTQPLIDEDEDLDEVLNGDENGANQVSLSLARPPKPKGRPPQPKAPNTAQAQKKRSGGGSRENSRNNRRDRREQEQKDKRPEHIVLTDSLSVHDLAAVIGVPETEIIKTLFFKGIAANINQILDVPTAITVTEEFGITAETAEAEAEAKKVTDMIDVGDLESLQRRPPVVTIMGHVDHGKTTLLDSIRKTKVAQGEAGGITQHIGAYHVDMGEGDNAQQVVFLDTPGHEAFTAMRARGTRVTDIAVLVVAADDGVRPQTIEAISHAKAAEVPIVVAINKVDKEGAQTERVKQELTEYGLVPEEWGGNTIMVPVSAINGDNLDTLLEMILLVAEVEDLYANPDRPARGTVIEANLDKSRGPVATLLVQNGSLRVGDTLVAGSSFCKVRAMIDDRLQRVEAAYPSFAVEVLGLSEVPAAGDEFEVFREEKEARSVADSRKEQQRQSRLQQAMASRRVSLNTLSMQAQEGELKELNLVLKADVQGSVEAILGSLQQLPQQEVQLRVLLAAPGEVTETDVDLAAASNAVIIGFNTTLASGARQASDEAGVDVREYNIIYKLLEDIQGAMEGLLDPEMVEEPLGQVEVRAVFPVGKGAVAGCYVQSGKAIRNCRVRVRRGNEVVHEGNLDSLKRVKDDVKEVNAGYECGIGLDNFNRWEEGDIVETFKLVSKRRTLTV; encoded by the coding sequence ATGAACAACGGAAAAGTTAGAATTTACGAGCTATCGAAAGAGTTGAATTTGGAAAATCGAGACATTTTAGCCTACTGCGAAGAACTCAATATCGCAGTCAAAAGCCACAGCAGTACGATTACGGAAGCAGAGGCGACACAAATTCGCAGCGCCGCTGAGCGTCGCCCCGTCACTCACTCCTCCTCTAGTCGTCCCGCCCCCTCCCCAACCGCCGGAGGGAGCGCCCCCCCTAGTGCTGCCAAGCCTCTAGGAGCCCGCAAACCGGTTAAGAAGCAGCAGATTCTAGAAATCCGTCGGCATCACTCCACCTCTTCTGATGCGCCCAAGCCACCGGAGCAGCGGCCAAAACCAGCCATGCCGGAAGACGAACCCGCCGCTGCATCTGCACCGCTGCGTCCGCCTGCCCGTCCATCTGTTGCGTCACCTAGCGATAGTGAACCAGGGGATCGCGAGGTTCATGGAATCGATCAAAATGGGACTGCTCAACCTGTGCCGACTGAATTGCCAAAACCCATCGCGCCAAAACCCGTTGCGCCCAAGGCCCTCAGAGAAGATATATCAGAACCCACTACAGCTCCTGAGCGGCCAAAACCGGCCATGCCTCTCGTCGAGAAGCCCGTGGTGGATCCAGAGCCACCGGTTGATGAGTCTCCTTCTGAGCCATTAGAGCTCGAAGAAGAAGAGAATGCGCCTGAGTTGATTAAGCCGCCCTCTCGCCCCGTTGCTAAGACGCCTAGCCAGCCGCAGTCTACGGCCAGCCGTCCAATTCTGAAGAAAAACAGAACTGAGCCATCGGATGGCCAGTCGGCAGAGATCATTCGCAGCCGGGAAGAACTCACTGGGCGACCAAAGTCTCCTAGCACGGACGACTCCAGAGACGTCGCAGCGGATATGGAAGTTAGGCAGAAGCCCATGCTGAAGCCCAAGCCGACCATTGAGCTGCGTAAGCCAACCCGAGCCCCGAAAGTCGGCCGTGATGCAGACAGCACGGATGGGGATGACACGAGAGATGAAACGGACATTACAGCGAAGCCAGACTTAGAGCTGCAGCGTCCTGCACCACCTCGTCCACCCAAGCGCAGCAAGTCACGTCGGGATCACGAGGAAGACGAAGAAGAAACGCCACGGGCAAAGAGTGTCAAGAGCAAGCGCCGCACGCAGCCGCTCATTGACGAAGATGAAGATCTAGATGAAGTGCTCAATGGCGATGAGAATGGCGCCAATCAGGTCAGCCTATCCCTAGCCCGTCCGCCCAAGCCTAAGGGTCGTCCACCGCAGCCCAAGGCTCCAAACACAGCCCAGGCTCAGAAGAAGCGGTCTGGCGGCGGTTCTAGGGAAAACTCCCGCAACAACCGACGCGATCGCCGCGAGCAAGAGCAGAAGGACAAGCGGCCAGAACATATTGTGTTGACCGATAGCCTCAGTGTCCACGACCTAGCAGCGGTGATTGGAGTTCCAGAAACCGAAATCATCAAAACCCTGTTCTTCAAGGGCATTGCGGCTAACATCAACCAAATTCTAGATGTTCCAACGGCGATTACCGTCACGGAAGAGTTTGGCATTACGGCAGAAACCGCTGAAGCTGAAGCTGAAGCGAAGAAAGTGACCGACATGATTGATGTGGGCGATCTAGAAAGCCTGCAGCGTCGTCCGCCGGTAGTCACCATTATGGGCCACGTCGATCACGGGAAAACCACCCTGCTCGACTCTATTCGGAAGACTAAGGTCGCCCAAGGAGAAGCTGGCGGTATCACCCAGCACATTGGGGCTTACCACGTCGATATGGGCGAAGGAGACAACGCCCAACAGGTGGTATTCCTAGATACTCCAGGTCACGAAGCCTTCACGGCTATGCGGGCCCGAGGAACTCGGGTGACTGACATTGCTGTCCTTGTGGTTGCTGCTGATGATGGGGTGCGTCCGCAAACCATCGAAGCCATTAGCCACGCCAAGGCAGCCGAAGTTCCCATCGTGGTTGCTATTAACAAGGTAGACAAGGAAGGGGCTCAGACCGAGCGCGTCAAGCAAGAGCTCACGGAATATGGTCTGGTGCCGGAAGAATGGGGCGGCAACACCATCATGGTGCCGGTGAGTGCCATCAATGGCGACAATCTCGACACCTTGCTGGAGATGATTCTCCTCGTAGCCGAAGTTGAAGATCTCTATGCCAACCCCGATCGCCCTGCTCGTGGGACGGTCATTGAAGCCAACCTCGACAAGTCTCGTGGGCCAGTTGCAACCCTGTTGGTTCAAAATGGTTCCCTGCGAGTCGGCGATACCCTTGTAGCGGGTTCGTCCTTCTGTAAGGTGCGGGCCATGATTGACGATCGCCTCCAGCGGGTTGAGGCAGCCTATCCGTCCTTTGCAGTTGAAGTACTTGGCTTAAGCGAAGTACCCGCCGCTGGGGATGAATTCGAGGTTTTCCGAGAAGAGAAGGAGGCGCGATCGGTTGCCGATTCTCGTAAGGAACAGCAACGTCAGTCTCGCCTGCAGCAGGCTATGGCATCTCGCCGAGTCTCCCTGAATACCCTGTCGATGCAGGCTCAGGAAGGCGAACTGAAGGAACTCAACCTCGTGCTGAAAGCCGACGTTCAGGGTTCCGTGGAAGCCATCTTGGGCTCTCTACAGCAGCTACCTCAGCAAGAAGTACAGCTTCGGGTGTTGCTGGCAGCGCCGGGTGAGGTAACTGAAACCGACGTAGACTTGGCTGCGGCTAGTAATGCCGTGATCATTGGCTTCAATACCACCTTGGCAAGCGGTGCCCGTCAAGCGTCTGATGAAGCTGGCGTTGACGTCCGCGAATACAACATCATCTACAAGCTCTTGGAAGATATTCAAGGAGCAATGGAAGGGTTGTTGGATCCTGAAATGGTGGAAGAACCACTAGGCCAGGTTGAAGTGCGGGCGGTCTTCCCGGTAGGCAAGGGGGCTGTAGCCGGTTGCTATGTGCAGTCGGGCAAGGCAATCCGGAACTGCCGTGTGCGGGTACGCCGAGGCAACGAAGTAGTTCACGAAGGTAATCTCGATTCCCTGAAACGGGTGAAGGATGACGTGAAAGAAGTCAATGCTGGCTATGAGTGCGGTATTGGCTTGGATAACTTCAACCGCTGGGAAGAAGGCGACATTGTCGAAACCTTCAAGCTGGTGAGCAAGCGACGGACGTTGACGGTATAG
- the glmS gene encoding glutamine--fructose-6-phosphate transaminase (isomerizing) codes for MCGIVGYIGTQAASQILLEGLKKLEYRGYDSAGIATVFEGEIHCVRAKGKLLNLQEKLAGLENPARVGIGHTRWATHGKPEEYNAHPHMDTAYRIAVVQNGIVENYRDLRDELKAKGHEFRSDTDTEVIPHLIAECMKNPAPVGRSLSQQSLFLEAVKQAVNRLHGAFALAVVSADYPDELVAVRQQAPLAIGFGQGEFFCASDTPALVAHTRAVLVLENGEMARLTPLGVEVYNFQGDRLKKFPRTLNWNPIMVEKQGFKHFMLKEIYEQPGVVRSSLEAYLTPGWTADQSDRSPVQLGLDDSLYDHLNAIQIVACGTSWHASLVGKYLLEQLAGIPTQVYYASEFRYAPPPITPQTLTIGVTQSGETADTLSALDMELKRRQALNPSDRPPILGITNRTDSTLATLANYVLDTRAGIEIGVAATKTFTAQLVAFYMLALDLAYRRRTVSLERLEAIATGLRQLPSEMELILESQERYIEELAHDFAETQDFIFLGRGINFPIALEGALKLKEISYIHAEGYPAGEMKHGPIALLDAKVPVVAIAMPGDIYEKVLSNAQEAKARDARLIGVTPMNDQEAQEVFDNILPVPAVEELLSPILTVIPLQFLAYHIAARRGLDVDQPRNLAKSVTVE; via the coding sequence ATGTGTGGAATCGTTGGATATATTGGCACCCAAGCCGCTAGCCAAATTTTGCTAGAAGGGCTGAAGAAACTAGAGTATCGCGGCTACGACTCGGCGGGCATTGCCACGGTCTTTGAAGGCGAAATTCACTGCGTTCGCGCCAAGGGCAAACTCCTCAATCTTCAAGAAAAACTGGCGGGTCTAGAAAATCCGGCGCGGGTGGGCATTGGCCACACCCGCTGGGCCACCCACGGCAAGCCGGAGGAATATAACGCCCATCCCCATATGGATACGGCCTATCGGATTGCGGTCGTGCAAAACGGCATTGTGGAAAACTATCGCGATCTGCGGGATGAACTCAAGGCCAAGGGGCACGAATTTCGCTCTGATACCGACACGGAAGTGATTCCCCATTTAATTGCCGAATGCATGAAAAATCCGGCACCTGTCGGGCGATCGCTTTCCCAGCAGTCGCTCTTCCTAGAGGCGGTTAAGCAAGCGGTGAATCGTCTGCATGGAGCCTTTGCCCTAGCGGTAGTCTCTGCCGACTATCCTGATGAACTTGTAGCCGTGCGGCAGCAGGCTCCCTTGGCCATTGGCTTTGGCCAGGGTGAATTTTTCTGCGCTTCAGACACGCCGGCTCTGGTCGCCCATACCCGAGCGGTGCTGGTGTTGGAAAATGGCGAAATGGCTCGACTGACGCCCCTAGGCGTTGAGGTGTATAACTTCCAAGGCGATCGCCTCAAGAAGTTTCCCCGCACCCTCAACTGGAACCCGATCATGGTGGAGAAGCAGGGGTTCAAACACTTCATGCTCAAGGAGATCTATGAGCAGCCGGGTGTGGTGCGTTCTAGCCTAGAAGCCTATCTCACCCCAGGCTGGACAGCCGACCAGAGCGATCGCTCTCCGGTGCAGCTTGGCCTAGATGATTCGCTGTATGACCATCTCAATGCGATTCAGATCGTGGCCTGTGGCACCAGTTGGCACGCTAGCTTGGTGGGCAAATACCTGCTGGAGCAGTTGGCGGGCATTCCCACCCAGGTGTATTACGCCTCGGAATTTCGCTATGCGCCGCCGCCGATCACCCCCCAGACGTTGACCATTGGCGTTACCCAGTCGGGGGAAACTGCTGACACTCTCTCTGCGTTGGATATGGAGCTGAAGCGGCGGCAAGCGCTCAATCCTAGCGATCGCCCACCCATTTTGGGAATCACCAACCGTACCGATAGCACCCTAGCCACCCTGGCCAACTATGTGCTGGATACCCGTGCCGGCATTGAAATTGGTGTAGCGGCGACTAAAACCTTCACCGCCCAACTGGTTGCCTTTTACATGCTGGCGCTGGATTTAGCCTATCGCCGTCGCACTGTGTCCCTAGAGCGTCTAGAAGCGATCGCCACGGGGTTACGACAACTGCCGTCGGAGATGGAGCTGATTCTCGAAAGCCAAGAGCGCTACATTGAAGAGCTGGCCCATGATTTTGCCGAAACTCAGGACTTTATTTTCCTAGGCCGGGGCATCAACTTCCCCATTGCCCTAGAGGGGGCGCTGAAACTCAAGGAAATCAGCTATATCCATGCTGAGGGTTATCCGGCTGGTGAAATGAAGCATGGCCCCATCGCGCTGCTGGATGCCAAAGTGCCCGTGGTGGCGATCGCTATGCCGGGGGATATCTATGAGAAAGTGTTGTCCAATGCCCAGGAGGCCAAAGCTCGGGATGCCCGGCTGATTGGCGTGACGCCGATGAATGATCAAGAAGCTCAAGAGGTGTTCGACAATATCTTGCCCGTGCCAGCGGTGGAAGAACTGCTGTCTCCTATTTTGACGGTGATTCCGCTTCAGTTTCTGGCGTACCACATTGCGGCGCGGCGCGGTCTGGATGTGGATCAGCCCCGGAACTTGGCGAAGAGCGTCACGGTGGAATAG
- a CDS encoding 2OG-Fe(II) oxygenase, whose amino-acid sequence MAAHQLTRLGDEIFLVEGLLDPSLCQHLIQIAETCEFQAAGILIESVDNEVRSNDMLKLGQSNPLGDSTNQLIMMRLAIAQGLLFESYGVRFPYAEPCTILRYREGQFYKRHVDNLLLSSRFQEVEQGIPTRDISVVGYLNDGFEGGETYFDRQGVTVQPQAGAVLLFPAYFTHPHASLPVRKGQKYAFTSWLFH is encoded by the coding sequence ATGGCGGCGCATCAGCTTACCCGCTTGGGCGATGAAATTTTCTTGGTGGAGGGATTGCTCGATCCCAGCCTATGTCAGCATTTGATCCAAATTGCCGAAACCTGTGAGTTTCAAGCAGCGGGCATTTTGATCGAGAGTGTTGACAACGAGGTGCGCAGCAATGACATGCTGAAGCTCGGCCAGTCAAACCCCCTCGGCGATTCCACCAATCAACTGATTATGATGCGGCTGGCGATCGCCCAAGGGTTGCTGTTCGAGTCCTACGGCGTGCGGTTTCCCTATGCCGAACCCTGTACCATTCTCCGCTATCGGGAAGGGCAGTTCTATAAGCGCCATGTGGATAATCTGCTGCTGTCGAGCCGCTTTCAGGAAGTGGAGCAGGGCATTCCCACTCGGGATATTAGCGTGGTGGGCTATCTCAATGATGGCTTTGAGGGCGGCGAAACCTATTTTGATCGCCAAGGGGTGACGGTGCAGCCGCAGGCGGGCGCGGTGCTGCTCTTTCCCGCCTATTTCACCCATCCCCATGCCTCTCTGCCTGTGCGTAAGGGGCAAAAATATGCCTTCACCAGTTGGCTGTTTCATTAG
- a CDS encoding YlxR family protein, protein MKPNDRRCISCRKVDQKEYFWRIVRVYPSRTVQLDEGMGRSAYLCPSSDCLKAAQRKDRLGRSLKATVPDTIYQGLWQRLSHDTAAQSMGTDRSPQARS, encoded by the coding sequence ATGAAGCCCAACGATCGCCGCTGCATCAGTTGTCGGAAAGTTGATCAAAAAGAGTATTTCTGGCGAATTGTCCGAGTTTATCCGTCTCGGACAGTACAATTAGATGAGGGCATGGGGCGCTCCGCCTATCTTTGCCCATCTTCAGACTGCCTTAAAGCAGCTCAACGTAAAGACCGCTTAGGGCGATCGCTTAAAGCTACTGTTCCTGATACGATCTATCAGGGATTGTGGCAGCGTCTATCCCACGACACTGCTGCTCAATCCATGGGCACAGATAGATCCCCGCAAGCAAGATCCTAA
- the nusA gene encoding transcription termination factor NusA, whose product MSMVNLPGLQEMIDSISRERNLPKHAVQTALREALLKGYERYRRTNRPDDAHFDEEYFSNFEVELDIEEEGFRVLATKTIAEAVSNPDHQIALQEVQEVAAEAQLGDTVVLDVTPEQGEFGRMAAIQTKQVLAQKLRDQQRKLVQDEFKDLEGTVLQARVLRFERQSVIMAVNSGFGQPDVEAELLKRDQLPNDNYRANATFKVYLKRVSEGSHRGPQLLVSRADAGLVVYLFANEVPEIEDEVVRIVAVAREATPPSRSVGPRTKIAVDTLERDVDPVGACIGARGSRIQVVVNELRGEKIDVIRWSPDPSTYIANALSPARVDEVRLMNSEDRQAHVLVPEDQLSLAIGKEGQNVRLAARLTGWKIDIKDTARYDYDAENLKMQELLEARQARQAELDAENEEYEDYDDEGEDQDSEEAIALNTASDDDLDESTSGEAAADIDDAEDDLENDDDQGEDDEMAADDADLEPSDGFGVEQPSATERP is encoded by the coding sequence ATGTCTATGGTCAATCTTCCTGGACTACAGGAGATGATTGATAGCATCAGTCGGGAGCGCAACCTACCCAAGCACGCTGTGCAAACAGCTCTGCGTGAAGCATTGCTGAAAGGGTATGAACGCTATCGCCGCACCAATCGTCCGGATGATGCTCATTTTGATGAAGAATACTTCAGTAATTTCGAGGTGGAACTCGATATCGAAGAAGAAGGATTTCGGGTATTAGCCACCAAGACCATTGCTGAAGCCGTATCCAATCCCGATCATCAAATTGCCCTGCAAGAAGTGCAAGAAGTGGCGGCAGAAGCTCAGCTTGGCGACACAGTGGTGCTCGATGTCACCCCGGAGCAAGGGGAGTTTGGGCGCATGGCCGCCATTCAAACCAAGCAGGTGCTGGCCCAAAAACTGCGAGATCAGCAGCGCAAACTTGTTCAAGATGAATTTAAAGACCTAGAAGGCACTGTCCTGCAAGCCAGAGTGCTGCGGTTTGAACGGCAGTCGGTGATCATGGCCGTCAACAGCGGCTTTGGGCAGCCCGATGTGGAAGCTGAACTGCTGAAGCGCGATCAACTGCCCAACGATAACTATCGCGCCAATGCCACCTTCAAGGTCTACCTCAAGCGGGTGTCGGAAGGATCGCATCGCGGCCCCCAGCTTTTGGTATCCCGTGCAGATGCAGGCTTGGTGGTCTACCTCTTTGCCAACGAAGTGCCCGAAATTGAAGACGAAGTGGTGCGGATTGTGGCCGTGGCCCGAGAAGCAACACCGCCATCGCGATCGGTGGGGCCTCGCACCAAAATTGCGGTGGATACCCTAGAGCGGGATGTAGATCCTGTGGGAGCCTGCATCGGGGCTCGCGGCTCGCGCATTCAGGTAGTCGTCAACGAGCTACGCGGTGAGAAAATCGACGTGATCCGCTGGTCTCCTGATCCGTCTACCTATATCGCCAATGCCCTCAGCCCGGCTCGGGTCGATGAAGTGCGGCTGATGAACTCGGAAGATCGCCAGGCCCATGTCCTGGTTCCAGAAGATCAGCTCAGCCTTGCCATTGGTAAAGAGGGGCAAAATGTCCGATTAGCAGCCCGACTCACCGGCTGGAAGATTGACATCAAAGACACGGCTCGCTATGACTATGACGCCGAAAATTTGAAGATGCAGGAACTGCTGGAGGCTCGTCAGGCTCGTCAAGCCGAGCTGGATGCGGAGAATGAGGAGTATGAAGACTATGACGATGAGGGAGAGGATCAAGACTCTGAAGAAGCGATCGCCCTCAACACCGCGTCTGATGATGATCTCGATGAATCCACCTCTGGGGAAGCGGCTGCAGATATCGATGATGCAGAGGACGATCTAGAGAATGATGACGATCAAGGCGAGGATGACGAGATGGCAGCGGATGATGCCGATCTAGAACCCTCCGATGGTTTTGGCGTTGAGCAACCGTCTGCCACTGAGCGACCCTAG
- a CDS encoding ABC-2 family transporter protein has translation MTTLFQGRRPWHIARTLMVVYYAYMLEYRAELLFWVLSGSLPLILMGVWVQASETGQFALSSLEFVRYFFAVFLVRQLTVVWVIWEFERQVVEGTLSAKLLQPLDPGWHHFASHTAERLARLPLVIGMMVLFFTLYPDALWQPDLANLGLGLMMTVLAFILRFLIQYTFAMFAFWMERAVAIEQFWFLLYLFLSGMVAPLEVFPPMVRSLVLWTPFPYLISIPASLIVGLPVNLTQAFLVTFGWIAIFWLLNRWLWHRGLKHYSGMGA, from the coding sequence ATGACAACCCTCTTTCAGGGGCGGCGTCCCTGGCATATTGCTCGAACGTTGATGGTGGTGTACTACGCCTACATGTTGGAATACCGGGCAGAGCTGTTGTTTTGGGTGCTCTCGGGTAGCCTACCGCTGATTCTCATGGGGGTTTGGGTGCAGGCGTCTGAGACCGGACAGTTTGCCCTGTCCTCCCTAGAGTTTGTCCGCTATTTCTTCGCGGTCTTCCTCGTGCGCCAACTGACCGTCGTTTGGGTGATTTGGGAGTTTGAACGGCAGGTGGTGGAAGGAACGCTTTCCGCTAAGTTATTGCAGCCCTTGGATCCTGGCTGGCATCATTTCGCCTCCCACACGGCAGAACGGCTAGCGCGACTTCCCTTGGTCATCGGCATGATGGTGCTATTCTTCACCCTCTACCCCGATGCTCTCTGGCAGCCCGATCTTGCTAACCTAGGTCTGGGCTTGATGATGACCGTGCTGGCCTTTATCCTGCGCTTCTTAATCCAATACACCTTTGCTATGTTTGCCTTTTGGATGGAGCGGGCTGTTGCCATTGAGCAGTTCTGGTTTTTGCTCTATCTATTTCTCTCGGGTATGGTCGCCCCCCTTGAGGTTTTTCCGCCTATGGTGCGATCGCTTGTCCTGTGGACACCGTTTCCCTACTTGATTAGTATTCCAGCCAGCCTGATCGTAGGGCTGCCGGTAAATCTGACCCAGGCGTTTCTGGTCACCTTCGGGTGGATTGCCATCTTCTGGCTGCTGAATCGCTGGCTGTGGCATAGGGGGCTCAAGCATTACTCGGGTATGGGAGCTTAG
- the rimP gene encoding ribosome maturation factor RimP produces the protein MTHPLTPQILDLAIPIADSLGLELVTAVFYTNQSPPVLRLDIRNLSQDTSLDDCERMSRAVEASLDASELIPDAYVLEVSSPGISRSLTTDREFISFKGFPVCLMLTEAYKGHKSFSGNLIERDEECIHINQKGRAIAIPRHLVQTVQLSDAGSE, from the coding sequence ATGACGCATCCCCTCACTCCACAAATCCTCGACTTGGCGATTCCGATCGCAGACTCCCTCGGGCTAGAGTTGGTCACTGCGGTGTTTTACACCAATCAAAGTCCGCCGGTGCTGCGCCTGGATATTCGCAACCTGTCCCAAGACACCAGCCTAGATGATTGTGAACGCATGAGCCGGGCCGTTGAAGCGAGTTTAGATGCCTCTGAATTAATTCCCGATGCCTACGTCTTGGAGGTTTCCAGTCCAGGCATTTCGCGATCGCTGACCACCGATCGCGAGTTCATCTCCTTTAAAGGGTTTCCGGTTTGCCTAATGTTGACCGAAGCCTATAAAGGACACAAAAGTTTTTCAGGCAATCTGATTGAACGAGACGAGGAGTGTATTCACATTAACCAAAAGGGACGGGCGATCGCGATTCCTCGCCACCTCGTACAAACCGTTCAACTCAGCGATGCAGGCAGTGAATAA